The following proteins come from a genomic window of Panthera leo isolate Ple1 chromosome E2, P.leo_Ple1_pat1.1, whole genome shotgun sequence:
- the APOE gene encoding LOW QUALITY PROTEIN: apolipoprotein E (The sequence of the model RefSeq protein was modified relative to this genomic sequence to represent the inferred CDS: deleted 2 bases in 1 codon): MKVLWAALLVALLAGCRADVEPEPQLERELEPEAPWQASQPWEQALGRFRDYLRWVQTLSDQVQEEVLNTQVTQELTVLMEETMKEVKAYREELEEQLGPMASETQARVAKELQAAQARLASDMEDVRNRLAQYRSEVQAMLGQSAEELRGRLASHLRKLRKRLLRDAEDLHKRLAVYRAGVREGAERSVSSIRERFWPLVEQARARAANVAAVAAQPLRERAEALGQQLRGRLDEVREQVEEMRLKMEEQADQMRQQAEAFQARLKSWFEPLVQDMQRQWAGLVEKLQAAVGTSPTTAPAEKQ, translated from the exons ATGAAGGTTCTGTGGGCGGCGCTGCTGGTCGCACTCCTGGCAG GATGTCGGGCCGATGTGGAGCCGGAGCCGCAGCTGGAGCGGGAGCTGGAGCCGGAGGCCCCGTGGCAGGCCAGCCAGCCCTGGGAGCAGGCCCTGGGCCGCTTCCGGGATTACCTGCGCTGGGTGCAGACGCTGTCTGACCAGGTGCAGGAGGAGGTGCTCAACACCCAGGTCACCCAGGAACTGAC GGTGCTGATGGAGGAGACCATGAAGGAGGTGAAGGCCTAcagggaggagctggaggagcagCTGGGCCCCATGGCCTCGGAGACACAGGCCCGCGTGGCCAAGGAGCTGCAGGCGGCGCAGGCCCGGCTGGCCTCGGACATGGAGGACGTGCGCAACCGCCTGGCGCAGTACCGCAGCGAGGTGCAGGCCATGCTGGGCCAGAGCGCCGAGGAGCTGCGGGGGCGCCTCGCCTCGCACCTGCGCAAGCTGCGCAAGCGGCTGCTCCGCGACGCCGAGGACCTGCACAAGCGCCTGGCCGTGTACCGCGCCGGGGTGCGCGAGGGCGCCGAGCGCAGCGTCAGCTCCATCCGCGAGCGCTTCTGGCCGCTGGTGGAgcaggcgcgcgcgcgcgca GCCAACGTGGCCGCCGTGGCCGCGCAGCCGCTGCGGGAGCGGGCCGAGGCCTTGGGCCAGCAGCTGCGCGGGCGGCTGGACGAGGTGCGCGAGCAGGTGGAGGAGATGCGGCTCAAGATGGAGGAGCAGGCCGACCAGATGCGCCAGCAGGCCGAGGCCTTCCAGGCCCGCCTCAAGAGCTGGTTCGAGCCCTTGGTGCAAGACATGCAGCGCCAGTGGGCCGGGCTGGTGGAGAAGTTGCAGGCGGCCGTGGGCACCAGCCCCACCACGGCGCCCGCGGAGAAACAGTGA
- the APOC1 gene encoding apolipoprotein C-I encodes MRLILWLPVLVVVLLMVMEGPAPAQGAPDVASTFRNIPNSLKEFGNNLKDTFESIPEATRKLMTSFAERLKNFRIPLL; translated from the exons ATGAGACTCATCCTGTGGCTCCCGGTTTTGGTGGTGGTTCTGTTGATGGTTATGGAAG GTCCAGCCCCGGCCCAGGGGGCCCCAGATGTCGCCAGCACCTTCAGGAACATCCCCAATTCGCTGAAGGAGTTTGGTAACAACCTGAAGGACACCTTCGAGAGCATTCCTGAGGCGACCCG GAAATTGATGACCTCCTTTGCTGAGAGGCTCAAAAATTTCAGAATTCCCCTGCTCTGA